ttttgtgtacttttaattattaaaaaacgtATCAACGCCGAGTCAGCTAAACTTTGGTtagattaaattattatattttgacattaaatgACAGAACAGTTGCAaagatgatttaaaaaaaagtacttTATTAGGTTCTAATATTAAGTACTATTTTTAAAActctgaatttttttattaaacaagcTACTACAATTAAGCACATTTGATTGGAGATACATACagacattaattatttaattgatcatgagtttttttttttgactttTTATGAAAACAAAGCAGAATAACCATTGATTTGAGTAgcaagaatttattttaatcttaattaagTACTAATAAGTTTGGCTTAATTGATTTCTATGAAATTTAAAGGCacaaaaaaattaaggaaaaaggaatattaaaaaagaaaaaaaaatgggacTATAAAACAGGGAAGCTGTGAATCTTTCATGGTTACCTTTCAATCTTCTGTTCCTCTTCCGGGCTCAATCAAATTCATATCCTGAAAATATGGTGGCcgaaagagaaagagaggttAACGGTAACGGCGACGGAGAGAGAACGTTAATATTCACCTACGGAACCCTCAAGAGAGGATTCTCCAATCACCCGCTTCTTCAAGACCTCATCCGCGCCGGCGACGCTTCCTTCGTCGGAACCTATCGCACCGCCGGAAAATACCCTCTTGTATGCGGGCCATACCGGGTCCCTTTCCTCCTCAACTTTCCCGGGTCGGGTTGTTGGGTCCACGGGGAGCTCTACTCTGTCTCCACGCGCGGCCTCGTTCGGATGGACGAACTGGAGGGGACGTCACGCGCCCACTACGAGCGTCTCCCAATAAAGGTGGTTCCGGCGGGGGAGGGCGAGGGGGAGGAGGGGAAGGAGGCGGAGGAGGAGACGGTGGCGGGGGTAACGTGCGCGGAGGCGTATTATGCACACAGGAACTACGCGATGGAGATGTGGAAGAAGAACGGGAAGCGAGGGTTGAGATGTTATTCGCAGAAAGAGACGATTGGTTATGTGAAACGCAAGGATCGGCCTCAAAATTTGACCTTTCTCGATCATATTCGCTTTTTCCTTGCCTCAAATTAGAACAAGTTTAATTCTattatctctctctctcccacCCACACACACTGAAAGTAATAATTAGGAAGGGTTTTTTCACCTTGTGTTATTATGTACCTTCTGGTTGATTAGGTTAGTCTTTTGCATGATTAGATCATGTTCTGTGTATCAATGCAATTTTCTCTATTCATCAGTGGTGGGACTACTACTGCTACTATTACATGTTATGTTATGTTAAGTTTTTGCATTTTGCAAAGAGGAAAACAAATTGAATGCTtgttttctttccctttcttcttgtgtttattttttgaCAATGGAATTTGTGCTTAGACTATGATGAGCTGATGATGATTACCAGGATCTGTCGTGAATACTGAAACAATCCATGCTGGCTACTGCTATTACTCAATATAACAGTTGAAAGTTCTGAGAAAAAACAGAGGAATTTACATGGCTGAAATTGTGTTTATTGTTGAGTTCTTAGTTATGTCAATTCAGTTCAGTTCCTATGCTGCAAACTTTCTAATATGGAGTAATTCTAACTCCTAAGATGTTTATCTTAAGAAATTAACCAGAAGGTTTAAGACTTATGATTCCATGTTCTAATTACTAAAGGTTATCTAAAGATAATTAACAGTATGGAATTATGCAGAGGAAGATAAACCAGTTTTCTTGAAATGTACTGACTAAAAGCAAGTATTGTGATTCTAATTTTGTGTGATTTCAACACCCTTATTATGTTagttttcttcctttttatatgaaatttttcaGTATGTTGGAATCTTTTGTCAACCTTTTACCTTGAGTATGAGGTATTTTTCTGATAAACTGGCTGATTTGTTGTGGAAGAAGTGGTGTATGGTGTACCCTCTGATTAAATTATAGTACCTTGCAGAAGCAGCTTCTCagaaaattgttttatattgcAAGAAATGAACATGGTAACGTCTACGCACGTGGTTGGACCTCGAGCCTAGCACTTCCTTCGAATTTGTCTCTGATAAGATAATGAACATATCGCATCGAACACTGCACAGTGATCACAGAAGAAGGATATGATGTCTTTAACTGTTAAACTGATATAAGTAGgactaataattattattttttacatatttgcTGATATTTGCATGtggtttttataattattttttctcttgataaaaaaacttatttttattttagtcctACCGTTTACTGATATCAAGTGATTAAATATCAGTTGGGTTAAGTCACGTGTATTTATTTTCCCTGGTTTGGTGtccttaataaaaaaattttattcattttggtcattcataaaacttttattttttaattaatctcaTTTATTGACACATTTTATGCTCTTGTTAAAAATGATATACCTATTAATCTTCAAACTTTTTGAGTTTTACTGTCACtgagaaaaactaaaaaaataaaataaaagtggaAATCTTAACTAAGCAGAAAATATGTTGTTTCTATTATGTTTACccatacaattttatttattttttaaaaaacaccTATGCATTCGGTTGGGTTACGTGAGGTGTATTCATTTTTTTCCCTTGTTTGTGGtccttaataattttttttttattttggtcattcataaaaaaattgttttttattattttcatttattgacACA
The Vigna angularis cultivar LongXiaoDou No.4 chromosome 5, ASM1680809v1, whole genome shotgun sequence genome window above contains:
- the LOC108339844 gene encoding putative gamma-glutamylcyclotransferase At3g02910; this encodes MVAEREREVNGNGDGERTLIFTYGTLKRGFSNHPLLQDLIRAGDASFVGTYRTAGKYPLVCGPYRVPFLLNFPGSGCWVHGELYSVSTRGLVRMDELEGTSRAHYERLPIKVVPAGEGEGEEGKEAEEETVAGVTCAEAYYAHRNYAMEMWKKNGKRGLRCYSQKETIGYVKRKDRPQNLTFLDHIRFFLASN